The region AGGTGAACTCAGCGACAAATACTGGCTCGCGTTGGTGATGGGCGGGTTGTGGGTTTTATGGCAGCGGCGTCCCTTTGCTGCTCCGTTGGCGCTGACGATGCTCACTGTCCAACTGGCTGTTGAAGCCCTTAAAGCAGCGGTTGGCGAAATGCGCCCTGACGGACGGTTCTTTAATAGTTTTCCCAGTGGACATGCAACCGCGTCCTTCGCTTTCGCCACCTTCATGCTTGCCCTTGGCTCGCGATGGAGCTGGTTGTGGGTTGCCTTCGCCGTTTGCGTCGGGGTAAGCCGCGTCATCGTCAACGCCCACTGGTGGCACGATGTCGTCGGTGGAGGGGCGTTGGGCTACCTTGCGGCGGCTGGAGGCTACGCTGTGTGGCGGCGATGGCAGGCGCGCCGCCAAGCAACTACCGCGCCGGAACCACCGCTGCCTGCAGCAACTGCGCAAGGTTCGGCTCATACGGGGGACGAACGACGCCCTTCTCCGTGATGACGGCAGTGACTAACTCGGCGGGTGTGACATCAAACGCGGGGTTGAACACATCCGCCCCTTCGGGGGCGACGGGTACTCCGCTCCATTGCCGCACCTCATCGGGATGGCGCTCTTCAATCGGGACAGCGCTGCCGTCGGGTGTCTTTAGGTCAATCGTGGAAGTCGGCGCAACGACATAGAAGGGGATGCCATGTCGGCGGGCGAGCACCGCCAGCATGTAAGTCCCGATTTTGTTGGCGACATCGCCGTTGCGAGCGATGCGGTCGGCACCGACCAACACGGCGTCCACCCATCCTTGACGCATCACCCAGGCGGCGGCACCGTCCACAATGAGTTTGGCGGGGATGCCCTCTTGCTGCAACTCCCACATCGTCAGCCGTGCCCCTTGCAAAAATGGGCGAGTCTCGTCTACCCAGACCAGCGCCACTTTGCCTTGCCGGTATCCGGTGCGAATAACCCCCAATGCGGTTCCCCACCCTGCCGTCGCCAAACTGCCCGTGTTGCAATGGGTCAGCACCCGCGCCCCGTCGGGGAGCAGCGTCGCACCATGTTCGCCCATCCGACGGTTTGCCTCGTAGTCCTCGCGGAAGATTCTCAGCGCCTCTCGTTCCAATGCAGCCACCACCGACATCTTGTCGCTGAAGTCAGTGGCGACTCGCCGCATCCGGTCTAACGCCCAAAAGAGGTTCACTGCGGTCGGGCGTGCGGCAGCCAGCACCTGGTAGGCGTGGTCTAAGACGGTAGGCAGAGCCAGGCTGTGTTCCAACGCCCGTTGCGCCGCCAAGACCATCCCGAACGCTGCTGCGACGCCGATGGCGGGGGCTCCTCGCACCACCATCGCGCGGATGGCATCCGCCACCTCTTCAGGCGTTCGGCACTCCACCCACACAACCTCCTGCGGCAGCCGGCGTTGGTCCAGCAATCGCAGGCAATCACCTGTCCAATCTAAAGCACACACTTCTGGCATGGCAAACCCACCCTCACTTTACAGCATCGCTTTGCCCGGCGGCTTTCAGCAGGCGGTCCCGCACCGCCAAGCCCAGCCCTTCTGGGGGCGGTAGGGGAGCAAGAATAACGGTAACCCTCTGGCGCTCCAGCCAACGCAACCCTTCAAAAAGGCGGCGTGCCAGTTCCGCCCAATCGCCCCATGCGCCCCAGTCAAAAAAGCAGCACCGTTCCCGCAGCGCCGGTGGCAGGTAGGACGCCCAATGGCTAGGCAGCAACAGCCCCACGCGCCCTTGCGGCTGCTCGTCTAGCAGCCGTTGCAAACAGTCCGTTAGCCCTTGCGGGTTGCCCGCCACCAGCAACACGGGCACAGCGGGTGCGTAATGCTTGGCGGTCATGCCAGGTGACGGTGCCGATTGCCCTTCCTTGACAGGCGCTGTCACGACCCGCACCTCGGTGCCCAACACCGCTTCCAGCGTCTCCTTAGTCACGCCGCCTGGGCGCAAAATGGTCGGCGGCGTCGTCGTCAAATCCACGACGGTAGATTCCACACCGATGGGCGTCGGACCGGCGTCCAGCACGCCGTCAATGCGCCCGTTCAAGTCGGCAAGGACATGCTCTGCCCGCGTCGGGCTGGGGCGCCCAAACCGATTGGCGCTGGGCGCCGCGACGGGCACACCCGCTGCGTCCAGCAACGCCAGTGCAACTGGATGGCTCGGCATCCGCAGGGCGACCGTCGGCAAACTACCTGTCACCGCATCGGGCACTGTGGGGCGTTTGCGCACGACCACGGTCAATGGTCCCGGCATCAACTGCTCCGCCAACTGCCAAAAGGCTTCTGGCAGGGACGCAGCAAGGCGCTCTGCCATTTCCGGGCGGCTAATGTGGACGATGAGCGGGTCCCACAGCGGACGCTCTTTGACGACGAAAATCTTGCGGACTGCTGTCTCGTCCAACGCGTTGGCACCAAGCCCGTAAACGGTCTCTGTCGGGAAGGCGACCAACCCGCCAGCACAAAGAATGGCAGCGGCTTCTCGGATGACGCAAGGGTCCGGGGCTTCTGGGTCAACCCGCCACACTTTGGTCACCATCGGGGTTTGCACCTCAGTCCACGCTTGCGGTTCAAGTCGCCTCCTCCAGCAGCAAGCGGCTGCGCCAGTCCAGCCGATCGTAGTCGGGGATTTCGTAAAGGTTGCCGTCCGCATCGCGGATGACGACCCGCCGTCCTGGATAGTAGCGCACATCGCCCCGCTCCCGCACATCAAAAACCCGCTCACCTCGGTCCGTCATCACGAACCAACGCGTGATGCCAAAGCGCCCCTCAATGTGATGGATGGCTTGGATGACCGGGATGAAGTAGCGCTTTTCCAACTCCGCTTCCAGCGCTTGTCGCGATGCCGGGTCCAACCCATGCACCGTCGTCAAGATAGCGATTTCCTCGTCAGCGGCGTCCAACAGGCTGATGAGCCGGTCGCGGGCTTGCACTGGAAAGTTACGCACCGGCTTGACATCCGTGAAGACTTCACCGTCAATTTCGGCGCAAAAGCGTCCCTCATCGTCATGCCAGAAATGCACTTGCTGCGGCTCCACCAACCGCAGCGCGGCGAGCGGTTCGGGCTCACGGTTGCGTTCGTCCATGCCATGCATAGCGGTTTCAGTGCCTCCCTTTTTCTACCATGCCCAGGTGCGGCTCAATTCTGCCTGCATGCGACTAAGCCGGGCAAAGACCCCGTCTCGTTGCATCAGTTCGTCGGGCGTGCCTTGCTCCACGATTTCGCCCTTGTCCAACACCAGCAGCCGCTTGGCGTTGCGGAGGGTAGAGAAACGGTGGGCGATGGCGATAGTCGTTCGCCCTCGCACCAAGTTGTCAATTGCCCTGCGGATTTTGGCTTCCGTCTCCGTGTCCACATTGGAAGTCGCCTCGTCAAAGATGAGCACCGCCGGGTCCTTCAGGATGGCGCGAGCGATCGCCAACCGCTGCCGTTCACCACCCGAAAGCCGACTGCCCCGCTCCCCAATGTAGGTGTCATACGCGTCGGGCTGCTTCAAGATGAACTCGTGGGCGTGGGCGACTTTCGCCGCCGCGATAATGGCTTCCAGCGATGTCTCAGGATTGCCGTAAGCGATGTTCTCAGCGATGGTCCCGTTGAACAGGTAAGTCTCCTGCAGCACGACACCGATGTGCTTGCGCAGCGATGCCAACTTAATTTGCCGCAGGTCAATCCCGTCCAGCAGGATGCGCCCTTCTTGCGGGTCGTAAAACCGCAGCAGCAGGCTGATAAGCGTCGTCTTTCCTGCCCCTGATGGACCGACCAGCCCGATCATTTCACCCGGCTGCACCTCAAAACTGACGCCCTTTAGGGCTTTGCTGATGCCGTCGTAGGAAAACGACACAT is a window of bacterium HR17 DNA encoding:
- the ywlC gene encoding Threonylcarbamoyl-AMP synthase; translated protein: MVTKVWRVDPEAPDPCVIREAAAILCAGGLVAFPTETVYGLGANALDETAVRKIFVVKERPLWDPLIVHISRPEMAERLAASLPEAFWQLAEQLMPGPLTVVVRKRPTVPDAVTGSLPTVALRMPSHPVALALLDAAGVPVAAPSANRFGRPSPTRAEHVLADLNGRIDGVLDAGPTPIGVESTVVDLTTTPPTILRPGGVTKETLEAVLGTEVRVVTAPVKEGQSAPSPGMTAKHYAPAVPVLLVAGNPQGLTDCLQRLLDEQPQGRVGLLLPSHWASYLPPALRERCCFFDWGAWGDWAELARRLFEGLRWLERQRVTVILAPLPPPEGLGLAVRDRLLKAAGQSDAVK
- the mtnA_1 gene encoding Methylthioribose-1-phosphate isomerase gives rise to the protein MPEVCALDWTGDCLRLLDQRRLPQEVVWVECRTPEEVADAIRAMVVRGAPAIGVAAAFGMVLAAQRALEHSLALPTVLDHAYQVLAAARPTAVNLFWALDRMRRVATDFSDKMSVVAALEREALRIFREDYEANRRMGEHGATLLPDGARVLTHCNTGSLATAGWGTALGVIRTGYRQGKVALVWVDETRPFLQGARLTMWELQQEGIPAKLIVDGAAAWVMRQGWVDAVLVGADRIARNGDVANKIGTYMLAVLARRHGIPFYVVAPTSTIDLKTPDGSAVPIEERHPDEVRQWSGVPVAPEGADVFNPAFDVTPAELVTAVITEKGVVRPPYEPNLAQLLQAAVVPAR